One window from the genome of Pararhizobium gei encodes:
- the rhaS gene encoding rhamnose ABC transporter substrate-binding protein has protein sequence MKILKALMVTTAVSLALMAGTANAADKKIALVVKALGIGFFEAANKGAQEAAKELGDVEIIYTGPTTTTAEGQIEVINSLIAQKVDAIAVSANDTDALVPALKKAMDRGIKVISWDSGVAKEGRSMHLNPSSSPLIGNMIIKLAADQLPEGGDVAVLSATATSTNQNVWIEEMKKVLPNYKGINVVATVYGDDLADKSYRETQGLIQSYPNLKAIIAPTSVGIVAAAQAVTDAGKTGQINVTGLGLPSEMAGHVKSGASKSFAIWNPIDLGYSATMIAYDLIGGAEAKPGAELKMGRMGSVKLDDNNEGAMADPFVYDASNVEEFAKIF, from the coding sequence ATGAAGATTTTGAAGGCTCTGATGGTCACGACGGCGGTTTCGCTGGCGCTGATGGCAGGCACGGCAAACGCTGCCGACAAGAAGATCGCGCTCGTCGTCAAGGCGCTCGGCATCGGCTTCTTTGAGGCCGCCAACAAGGGCGCGCAGGAAGCCGCCAAGGAACTCGGCGATGTCGAGATCATCTATACCGGCCCGACAACAACGACGGCTGAAGGCCAGATCGAAGTCATCAATTCGCTGATCGCCCAGAAGGTCGATGCGATTGCTGTTTCCGCCAACGACACGGACGCGCTCGTTCCGGCCCTGAAGAAGGCGATGGACCGCGGCATCAAGGTTATCTCCTGGGATTCGGGCGTCGCCAAGGAAGGCCGCTCGATGCATCTGAACCCGTCTTCCAGCCCGCTGATCGGCAACATGATTATCAAGCTGGCTGCAGACCAGCTGCCGGAAGGCGGCGACGTTGCTGTTCTCTCCGCAACGGCGACATCCACGAACCAGAATGTCTGGATCGAGGAAATGAAGAAGGTGCTGCCAAACTATAAGGGCATCAACGTCGTTGCCACCGTTTACGGCGATGACCTTGCCGACAAGTCCTATCGCGAAACGCAAGGCCTCATCCAGTCCTACCCGAACCTGAAGGCGATCATCGCACCGACCTCTGTCGGCATCGTTGCCGCAGCGCAGGCCGTCACGGATGCCGGAAAGACAGGGCAGATCAACGTCACCGGTCTCGGCCTTCCCTCCGAAATGGCAGGCCATGTGAAGTCCGGCGCGTCAAAATCCTTCGCGATCTGGAACCCGATCGACCTCGGCTATTCCGCCACCATGATCGCCTATGACCTGATCGGCGGCGCGGAAGCAAAGCCCGGCGCCGAGCTGAAGATGGGCCGCATGGGCTCCGTCAAGCTTGATGACAACAACGAAGGCGCGATGGCCGACCCGTTCGTCTACGACGCTTCGAACGTCGAAGAGTTCGCCAAGATCTTCTGA
- a CDS encoding sugar ABC transporter ATP-binding protein: protein MKPAITLEGISKSFPGVKALSDVSLSLYPGSVTALIGENGAGKSTLVKILTGIYQPDGGTIRIDGGDTHFPTAMAASHQGVTAIHQETVLFDDLSVAENIFLGHAPRGRFGLIDWKKLNGDARALLARVGAEIDPTIRLRDLGIANKHMVAIARALSIDASVVIMDEPTAALSHKEIHELYDLIDRLKADGKAILFISHKFDEIFRIADRYTVFRDGGMVGEGLIADVTQDQLVKMMVGRDVGQVFPKVDVDIGEPVLTVSGYRHPTEFEDINFELRRGEILGFYGLIGAGRSEFMQSLIGITRPSAGAVRLNGKILVIRSPAEAIEAGIVYVPEERGRQGAIIGLPIFQNVTLPSLQKTSRAGFLKLANEFALAREYTSRLDLRAASLDQDVGTLSGGNQQKVVIAKWLATQPKVIILDEPTKGIDIGSKAAVHAFMSELAGQGLSIIMVSSEIPEIMGMADRVIVMREGRIAGRFERSELTAEKLVRAAAGIATQAEGGIA from the coding sequence ATAAAACCCGCCATAACGCTGGAGGGCATATCCAAGTCCTTTCCGGGCGTGAAGGCGCTGTCCGATGTCTCGCTGTCGCTCTATCCGGGCTCCGTCACGGCGCTGATCGGCGAGAACGGAGCGGGAAAATCGACGTTGGTCAAGATCCTCACCGGCATCTATCAGCCCGACGGCGGAACGATCCGCATTGATGGTGGTGACACCCATTTTCCGACGGCGATGGCGGCATCTCATCAAGGCGTCACGGCCATCCATCAGGAAACCGTGCTGTTCGATGACCTTTCGGTTGCCGAAAATATTTTTCTTGGGCATGCGCCGCGGGGCCGGTTTGGCCTGATCGACTGGAAGAAACTTAACGGCGATGCCAGGGCGCTTCTCGCCCGCGTCGGCGCCGAAATCGACCCGACCATTCGTCTGCGCGATCTCGGCATTGCCAACAAGCATATGGTCGCGATTGCCCGCGCACTGTCGATCGACGCCAGCGTCGTCATCATGGACGAGCCGACGGCAGCATTGTCGCATAAGGAAATTCACGAACTCTACGATCTGATCGACCGGCTGAAGGCGGACGGCAAGGCGATCCTGTTCATCAGCCACAAGTTCGACGAGATTTTTCGGATCGCCGATCGCTACACCGTTTTCCGGGATGGCGGCATGGTCGGCGAGGGGCTGATTGCCGATGTCACTCAGGACCAGTTGGTGAAAATGATGGTTGGTCGCGACGTCGGCCAGGTTTTCCCGAAGGTGGATGTCGATATCGGCGAACCGGTGCTGACCGTCTCCGGCTATCGCCATCCCACAGAGTTCGAGGACATCAATTTCGAGCTGCGGCGCGGTGAAATCCTCGGCTTCTACGGCCTGATCGGTGCCGGCCGCTCCGAGTTCATGCAGTCGCTGATCGGGATCACCCGCCCGTCGGCCGGCGCTGTCAGGTTGAACGGCAAGATATTGGTGATCCGCTCGCCTGCGGAAGCGATCGAGGCCGGGATTGTCTATGTGCCGGAGGAGCGCGGTCGACAGGGGGCAATTATTGGTCTGCCTATTTTCCAGAACGTCACGCTCCCCTCACTGCAGAAAACGTCGCGGGCGGGCTTCCTGAAGCTTGCCAATGAATTCGCGCTGGCGCGGGAATATACCTCCCGACTCGATCTGCGGGCCGCTTCGCTCGATCAGGATGTGGGCACTTTGTCCGGCGGCAACCAGCAGAAGGTGGTGATCGCCAAATGGCTGGCGACGCAGCCGAAGGTCATCATCCTCGACGAACCCACCAAGGGGATCGATATCGGCTCGAAGGCCGCCGTGCATGCCTTCATGAGCGAACTGGCAGGGCAGGGATTGAGCATCATCATGGTTTCCTCGGAAATTCCTGAGATCATGGGCATGGCGGACCGGGTCATCGTTATGCGCGAAGGCCGGATCGCCGGACGGTTCGAACGCTCGGAACTGACCGCCGAAAAACTGGTGCGGGCCGCGGCCGGTATTGCAACGCAAGCCGAAGGCGGGATCGCGTGA
- a CDS encoding ABC transporter permease: MMAKLLKNREVLLVVAIVILLVAITLRFPGFIAPANLARVYNDTSILIILALGQMAVILTRCIDLSMAANLALCGMVAAMINAAFPGVPIPLLVLGVAALGAALGSINGLLVWKLDIPPIVVTLGTLTIFRGTIFLLSNGAWINAHQMSDAFKALPRASVIGLPMLTWLSVAAVGAIYIVMTRTPVGRAFYAVGGNPHAAVYTGIDVGRTRFLAYCLSGALAGLSGYLWVSRYAVAYVDIAAGFELDIIAACVIGGISIAGGIGSVGGAVLGGLFLGVIKNALPVINISPFAQLAISGTVIIVAVAVNARSEKRKGRVILKKAEAI, translated from the coding sequence GTGATGGCAAAGCTGCTTAAAAATCGTGAAGTGCTTCTGGTTGTCGCCATCGTCATATTGCTGGTCGCCATCACTCTGCGCTTCCCCGGTTTCATCGCCCCCGCCAATCTGGCGCGTGTCTATAACGATACGTCGATCCTGATCATCCTTGCGCTCGGCCAGATGGCTGTCATCCTGACGCGCTGCATTGACCTGTCCATGGCCGCCAATCTGGCGCTGTGCGGCATGGTCGCAGCCATGATCAATGCCGCTTTCCCGGGCGTACCGATCCCGCTCCTCGTGCTGGGTGTCGCGGCCCTTGGCGCCGCCCTCGGTTCGATCAACGGCCTGCTCGTCTGGAAGCTCGATATTCCGCCCATCGTGGTGACGCTCGGCACACTGACGATCTTTCGCGGCACGATCTTCCTTTTGAGCAATGGCGCCTGGATCAATGCCCACCAGATGAGCGACGCCTTCAAGGCTTTGCCGCGTGCGTCGGTGATCGGGTTGCCGATGCTGACCTGGCTGTCTGTGGCAGCCGTCGGCGCCATCTATATTGTCATGACGCGCACGCCAGTCGGACGCGCCTTCTATGCTGTCGGCGGAAACCCGCATGCGGCTGTCTATACCGGCATCGACGTCGGCCGCACGCGGTTCCTCGCCTATTGTCTCTCGGGCGCGCTTGCCGGGCTTTCGGGCTATCTCTGGGTCTCCCGCTACGCTGTCGCCTATGTCGATATCGCCGCCGGATTCGAACTCGATATCATCGCGGCCTGCGTCATCGGCGGCATTTCGATTGCCGGCGGCATCGGCTCGGTGGGCGGCGCCGTGCTCGGTGGCCTGTTCCTCGGCGTCATCAAGAATGCCCTGCCGGTGATCAACATCTCGCCCTTCGCGCAACTGGCTATTTCCGGAACGGTGATCATCGTCGCGGTCGCGGTCAACGCCCGGTCGGAGAAGCGCAAGGGCCGTGTCATTCTGAAAAAGGCGGAGGCGATCTGA